The candidate division WOR-3 bacterium genome has a window encoding:
- the nadE gene encoding NAD(+) synthase, with translation MKWEVVYSKIIEGIRKYFNKSGFKKGVIGVSGGLDSAITAFLTAEAIGRENIIPLFMKAKFTSLQSQENAYELCKRISVELIEFDITDIFDKYLEKLSKKFIIKRIEIPEENLQARIRANFLMYVANKEKALVIATGNRSEILTGYCTLYGDTVGAIAPIGDLYKTEIYELTKWINKTKGKVIPSSIIKRPPTAELNKDQLDENELLPYRILDPILKLYVDEKKNKEEIIKAGFKKEDVEKTLSLFKSTYYKRIKLPVIVKLR, from the coding sequence ATGAAATGGGAAGTAGTATATAGTAAAATCATAGAAGGAATAAGAAAATACTTCAATAAAAGTGGTTTTAAAAAAGGTGTTATAGGAGTAAGTGGAGGGCTAGACTCAGCTATCACAGCTTTTTTAACAGCTGAAGCAATTGGTAGAGAGAATATAATACCTCTTTTTATGAAGGCTAAATTTACTTCTCTTCAAAGTCAAGAAAATGCCTATGAACTTTGTAAAAGAATAAGTGTAGAGTTAATCGAGTTTGATATAACAGATATTTTCGATAAATATTTAGAAAAGCTTTCTAAGAAATTCATTATTAAAAGAATAGAAATACCAGAAGAAAATCTTCAGGCAAGAATTAGAGCAAATTTTCTTATGTATGTAGCTAATAAAGAAAAGGCTTTGGTCATCGCAACAGGAAATAGATCTGAAATATTAACAGGCTATTGTACCCTTTATGGCGATACTGTAGGTGCTATTGCTCCAATTGGAGACCTATATAAAACCGAAATATACGAACTAACAAAATGGATTAACAAGACAAAGGGAAAAGTCATTCCAAGTTCAATTATAAAAAGGCCACCGACAGCAGAACTCAATAAAGACCAATTAGATGAAAATGAGTTGTTGCCTTATAGGATTTTGGACCCCATTTTGAAACTCTATGTAGACGAAAAGAAAAACAAAGAAGAGATTATAAAAGCTGGGTTCAAAAAAGAAGATGTTGAGAAAACCCTCTCATTATTTAAATCAACTTATTATAAGAGAATAAAACTCCCTGTGATTGTGAAGTTAAGATAA
- a CDS encoding glycosyltransferase has protein sequence MRVLVIQCIAKLELGGAQKIVLDLVRELKDKGVLITGKGGFLYQNVKEKLGERHITLSCLKREISPLSDILCFFKLRNILITFHKEYDRIILHTHGSKAGIIGRLVSGTLPFVFSVHHIHGFAINPYILFFKRFIYLLAERIASCFGNFQISVSKIHIKKALEWGLSKRPKYIYVPNYVDTSLFKRRSKRNNFIKIGTVANFKPQKNPIIWAKVALKVTSIFKNVVFLYVGDGVLRKKVENLIRGNKRIKLLGWRKDIPDFLSKIDIFFLPSKWEGAPLSILEAMASGLPVVASSVDGIKEVVVDSFTGYLISPNDLNGYVEKLKELIKNKKKRIEMGEEGRKIVKSKFSYERTKEAILKIYESLGLNF, from the coding sequence ATGCGAGTTTTAGTTATTCAATGTATTGCTAAATTAGAATTAGGGGGAGCTCAAAAAATTGTATTAGATTTAGTAAGAGAGTTAAAAGATAAAGGAGTATTAATCACAGGAAAGGGTGGATTTCTCTATCAAAACGTAAAAGAAAAACTAGGAGAAAGACACATAACATTATCTTGTTTAAAAAGAGAGATTAGTCCACTAAGTGACATCCTTTGTTTCTTTAAATTAAGAAATATTCTTATTACATTTCATAAAGAATATGACCGAATAATCTTGCACACCCATGGTTCAAAAGCAGGTATAATTGGAAGATTAGTTTCGGGAACACTTCCTTTTGTATTTTCCGTCCACCACATTCATGGATTCGCTATTAATCCTTATATTCTTTTTTTCAAAAGATTTATTTATCTCTTAGCAGAAAGAATCGCTTCTTGTTTTGGCAATTTTCAAATTTCAGTCTCTAAGATCCATATAAAAAAAGCCCTGGAATGGGGTCTTAGTAAAAGGCCAAAATATATCTATGTTCCCAATTATGTAGATACGAGTCTTTTTAAAAGGAGAAGCAAAAGGAATAACTTTATAAAGATAGGAACGGTGGCTAATTTTAAACCTCAAAAAAATCCAATAATTTGGGCGAAAGTCGCCTTAAAAGTGACTTCAATATTCAAGAACGTCGTTTTTCTATATGTTGGCGATGGGGTTCTTCGTAAAAAAGTAGAAAATTTAATAAGAGGAAATAAAAGAATTAAGCTTTTAGGATGGCGGAAGGACATCCCTGATTTCCTTTCCAAGATTGATATTTTCTTTCTCCCTTCAAAATGGGAAGGAGCCCCTTTATCTATTCTTGAAGCAATGGCTTCAGGGCTCCCTGTTGTAGCCTCTTCTGTGGACGGAATAAAAGAAGTGGTCGTAGATTCTTTTACAGGCTATCTCATTTCACCCAATGATCTGAATGGATATGTAGAAAAGTTAAAAGAACTAATTAAAAACAAGAAGAAAAGAATCGAAATGGGGGAAGAGGGAAGAAAAATAGTAAAAAGCAAATTTTCTTATGAAAGAACAAAAGAAGCAATCTTAAAAATATACGAATCTTTAGGGTTAAATTTCTAA
- a CDS encoding FAD-dependent oxidoreductase produces MIVILGAGITGLSIAYHLKERNCRFIIIEKEKEPGGLCRNINIDGYVFNYTGHFLHCRTIYVENLIKKLLPNIRLIKRNSYVYLYKRLIPYPIQLNIQYLPILSRIKSSIWFTLRNKKKIQNLEDWFISNFGKGLYEIFFLPYNEKLWRYPIREITPNFLVNYVPKEKPSSSQEVGYNAKFFYPPEGIGELISSFSKGIEFVKGEVKKIDKNYVYLDSKKIKYEKLISTIPLPELLKMFYRRKIKLKEKLIWNSVLCLNIGIKGEILPPGELHNINFEPSKFHWIYFPEREIPFYRVGSLSNVYRELAPKGCSSLWVEISYRDKNPSKKIIEIVIKNLEEIGMIKREKIDIVSKVEIPYAYPIYNKSRENILREIKEFLENYNITLAGRFGKWEYSYMEESILEGKRIAENLCEF; encoded by the coding sequence TTGATTGTAATCCTTGGAGCAGGAATTACAGGATTATCTATTGCATATCATCTTAAAGAGAGAAATTGTAGATTCATAATTATAGAAAAAGAAAAAGAGCCAGGAGGACTCTGTAGGAATATAAATATAGATGGATATGTTTTTAACTATACAGGGCATTTTCTTCATTGCAGAACCATATATGTTGAAAATCTAATAAAAAAACTTCTTCCTAATATTAGATTAATAAAAAGAAACTCGTATGTTTATCTTTACAAAAGACTTATTCCATATCCAATTCAATTAAACATTCAATACCTTCCTATATTAAGCCGTATAAAATCCTCTATATGGTTTACTCTTCGAAACAAGAAAAAAATTCAAAATCTTGAGGATTGGTTTATTAGTAATTTTGGAAAAGGATTATATGAAATTTTTTTCTTGCCTTATAATGAGAAGCTTTGGAGATATCCAATAAGAGAAATAACCCCTAATTTTCTCGTTAATTATGTGCCTAAGGAAAAGCCAAGCTCTTCACAGGAAGTTGGTTATAACGCTAAATTCTTTTATCCTCCTGAAGGAATTGGTGAGCTTATTTCTTCTTTTTCTAAAGGAATTGAGTTTGTAAAAGGGGAAGTTAAGAAAATAGATAAAAATTATGTTTATTTAGATTCCAAGAAAATAAAATATGAGAAGCTTATTTCTACAATCCCTCTTCCTGAGTTATTGAAGATGTTCTATAGAAGGAAGATTAAATTAAAAGAAAAACTGATTTGGAATTCGGTTCTTTGTTTAAATATTGGAATAAAAGGAGAAATTTTACCTCCAGGTGAACTACATAATATAAATTTTGAACCTTCGAAATTTCACTGGATATATTTTCCAGAAAGGGAAATTCCTTTCTATCGGGTTGGCTCTCTTTCAAATGTGTATAGAGAGCTTGCACCTAAAGGGTGTTCCTCATTATGGGTAGAAATTTCATATAGAGATAAAAATCCAAGTAAAAAAATTATTGAAATTGTAATTAAAAATCTGGAGGAAATAGGAATGATAAAAAGAGAAAAGATAGATATAGTTTCTAAGGTTGAGATTCCATATGCCTATCCAATTTATAATAAAAGTAGAGAGAATATCCTCAGAGAAATCAAGGAATTTTTAGAGAATTATAATATAACCTTAGCAGGAAGATTCGGCAAGTGGGAATATTCTTATATGGAAGAATCTATCTTGGAAGGAAAAAGAATTGCAGAGAATTTATGCGAGTTTTAG
- a CDS encoding MraY family glycosyltransferase — MIYFILAFFLSFFLTILFWKISPKIGLLDKPGGIKTHSDPTPYGGGIAIFLGTLIGLLSKGEKEILLFGFLIFLLGLFDDVRPYSRYLKLFFQFLIGIFTVWAGFRMRIVSLPTSINIILSIFWIVGITNAFNIIDVMDGIAAGVGFFSALSFVFISAFGTGNYPIIALTLAGSCLGFLPFNLPKAKIFMGDSGSLFLGYILSVVALITRYSFGNPISIFVPLLILFIPIFDTFYVISLRITKKQNPLRGSHDHFVLKLKASGLPIPSIVAIIYLSTIALCEASFIITLLTFKGAVISYAVGFLIFAFFGIILRGKT, encoded by the coding sequence ATGATTTATTTTATTCTCGCATTTTTTTTAAGTTTCTTTTTAACAATTCTATTTTGGAAGATTTCTCCAAAAATAGGATTATTAGATAAACCGGGAGGAATTAAAACCCACTCTGATCCAACTCCTTATGGTGGTGGAATTGCAATTTTCTTAGGGACCTTAATTGGTCTTTTAAGTAAAGGAGAGAAAGAAATACTCCTATTTGGTTTTTTAATTTTCCTCCTTGGGTTATTTGACGATGTTAGGCCTTATTCAAGGTATCTAAAACTTTTCTTTCAATTTTTAATAGGAATTTTTACGGTCTGGGCTGGTTTTAGGATGAGAATTGTCTCTTTACCTACATCCATTAACATAATCTTATCCATCTTTTGGATTGTTGGAATTACAAATGCTTTTAATATAATTGATGTGATGGATGGGATAGCTGCAGGGGTTGGCTTTTTTTCAGCCTTAAGTTTTGTTTTTATTTCAGCTTTTGGCACAGGAAATTATCCTATAATTGCTTTGACTCTTGCCGGAAGTTGTCTTGGCTTTTTACCATTTAACTTACCAAAAGCGAAAATTTTTATGGGAGACTCGGGGAGTCTTTTTCTTGGTTACATTCTTTCAGTGGTAGCTTTAATTACAAGGTATTCCTTCGGTAATCCCATTAGTATTTTTGTCCCATTATTAATTCTCTTTATCCCAATTTTTGACACTTTTTATGTAATATCTCTTAGAATTACGAAAAAACAAAATCCTCTTAGGGGTTCTCATGACCACTTTGTTTTAAAACTTAAGGCTTCGGGCTTGCCTATTCCTTCAATAGTGGCTATAATATACCTCTCAACAATTGCTTTGTGTGAAGCTTCTTTTATCATCACTTTACTTACCTTTAAAGGTGCCGTAATTTCATATGCGGTTGGATTTCTAATATTTGCATTTTTTGGCATTATATTAAGAGGCAAAACTTGA
- a CDS encoding phosphoribosylformylglycinamidine synthase subunit PurQ: MVKALILRGPGTNCDVETGFAFSKAGADVEFIFLDALLRNPKILSRIQILAIPGGFTYGDDLGAGTAEAARLTKIKDEILNFVEKGNLIIGICNGFQILIKMKLLPGFKDAKATLTLIPEAKFRDEWLTLKAEPNHCVFTKGIETFRIPMANSEGRLFIGDERTLNKIEKGGYVALRYFGKDPTNSSGKIAGLCDKTGRILGLMPHPERNIFKHSPPDWQDGKLGGEGLKIFKNAVDYFN; the protein is encoded by the coding sequence ATGGTAAAAGCTTTAATTTTAAGAGGGCCTGGAACAAACTGCGATGTAGAAACAGGTTTCGCTTTTAGTAAAGCAGGGGCAGATGTGGAATTTATATTTCTCGACGCTCTTTTAAGAAACCCAAAGATTCTCTCAAGAATACAAATACTTGCAATTCCGGGAGGATTTACTTATGGAGATGACCTTGGAGCAGGAACCGCAGAAGCAGCAAGGCTTACAAAAATAAAAGATGAAATTCTTAATTTCGTAGAAAAAGGAAATCTTATTATTGGTATATGTAATGGTTTTCAAATATTAATAAAAATGAAACTCCTTCCAGGCTTTAAAGACGCTAAGGCTACGCTCACCCTAATTCCAGAAGCTAAATTTAGAGACGAATGGCTTACTCTTAAAGCAGAACCAAATCATTGTGTATTTACAAAAGGAATAGAAACCTTTCGCATCCCAATGGCGAATAGTGAAGGAAGGTTATTTATTGGGGATGAAAGAACACTTAATAAAATAGAAAAGGGAGGATATGTAGCTCTTAGATATTTTGGGAAAGATCCTACAAATTCAAGTGGTAAAATAGCTGGCTTGTGTGATAAAACTGGCAGAATCTTAGGGCTCATGCCACATCCAGAAAGAAATATATTTAAACACTCTCCCCCTGATTGGCAAGATGGGAAATTAGGAGGAGAGGGGCTTAAAATCTTCAAAAATGCGGTGGATTATTTCAACTGA